A single window of Rhodococcus jostii RHA1 DNA harbors:
- a CDS encoding alpha/beta hydrolase — MSAIGHCRALLAVAVVASSAMFGQVAAASADEWRALPADKPASADGSVLDHIEEIDDRQLNMFVYSAAMEKVILLEVIRPADTSVPRPTLYLLNGAGGGEDSATWQARTDVVDFFADKNVNVVTPVGGAYSYYTDWEKPDPVLGVNKWTTFLTEELPPIVDATLGTNGENAIAGLSMSGTSVLSLAEAAPSLYRAVGAFSGCAETSTKPGRDYVTFVVSFRGGDVENMWGPPDDPAWVANDPVVNAEKLRGIDLYISNATGLPGIHENLNGPDINGDVGVLANQVIIGGIIEAGTNECTHRLADRLNALGIPATYDFRPTGTHSWGYWQDDLHNSWPMIAGSLGL; from the coding sequence ATGAGCGCGATCGGACACTGTCGGGCACTCCTGGCGGTCGCCGTCGTTGCGTCGTCGGCCATGTTCGGTCAGGTGGCAGCGGCGTCGGCGGACGAGTGGCGGGCCCTTCCCGCCGACAAGCCGGCGTCGGCAGACGGATCCGTCCTCGACCACATCGAGGAGATCGACGACCGCCAACTGAACATGTTCGTCTACTCGGCAGCGATGGAGAAAGTGATTCTCCTCGAGGTGATCCGCCCCGCCGACACGAGCGTGCCCCGGCCGACTCTGTACCTGCTCAACGGTGCCGGTGGCGGCGAGGATTCGGCAACCTGGCAGGCGAGGACCGACGTGGTCGACTTCTTCGCCGACAAGAACGTCAACGTCGTCACTCCCGTCGGCGGGGCGTACAGCTACTACACCGACTGGGAGAAGCCCGATCCCGTCCTCGGCGTGAACAAGTGGACCACCTTCCTCACCGAGGAACTTCCGCCGATCGTCGACGCCACACTCGGAACGAACGGTGAAAATGCCATCGCGGGTCTGTCGATGTCGGGCACATCCGTCCTGAGCCTGGCCGAGGCGGCCCCGTCGCTGTATCGCGCAGTCGGCGCGTTCAGCGGGTGCGCCGAGACGAGCACCAAACCGGGCCGGGACTACGTCACCTTCGTCGTCAGCTTCCGAGGCGGCGACGTCGAGAACATGTGGGGACCGCCCGACGACCCCGCTTGGGTGGCCAACGACCCCGTCGTCAATGCCGAGAAGCTGCGCGGCATCGACCTGTACATCAGCAACGCCACCGGGCTGCCCGGCATCCACGAGAACCTCAACGGCCCGGACATCAACGGAGACGTCGGCGTGCTGGCCAATCAGGTGATCATCGGCGGCATCATCGAGGCCGGAACCAACGAGTGCACCCATCGGCTGGCCGACAGGCTGAACGCTCTGGGAATCCCGGCCACGTACGACTTCCGGCCCACCGGCACCCACTCGTGGGGCTACTGGCAGGACGACCTGCACAACTCCTGGCCGATGATCGCCGGTTCCCTCGGCCTCTGA
- a CDS encoding GOLPH3/VPS74 family protein, translating into MTLLAEDLLLLLLDDTSGKPVVDGTRMPRVLAGAVLLELALGDVVTPAEPGEDVKKGRLVVRDGVRPQDPLLARAVDLIGTSKPMKPEAAIEKLAKNLRDELAKRIVDAGWVREEKGKVLGIFPTTRWPEVDGSHERALRSALGAALLDGITPTPRTAALVSLLSAVDAAPKLFPDADRRAVKKRAKEIAEGDWAGKAVRKSVEAVNAAIIVAATVPAIVAGSG; encoded by the coding sequence ATGACGCTGCTCGCCGAAGACCTGCTGTTGCTGCTGCTCGACGACACTTCGGGAAAGCCCGTCGTCGACGGGACCCGGATGCCGCGCGTCCTCGCCGGCGCCGTCCTTCTGGAACTGGCTCTCGGCGACGTCGTCACCCCGGCCGAACCCGGCGAGGATGTCAAGAAGGGGCGTCTCGTCGTCCGGGACGGAGTGCGGCCGCAGGATCCGCTGCTCGCCCGGGCCGTCGACCTCATCGGTACGTCCAAGCCGATGAAACCGGAAGCAGCCATCGAGAAGCTCGCCAAGAACCTGCGCGACGAACTCGCGAAGCGCATCGTCGACGCGGGATGGGTCCGCGAGGAGAAGGGCAAGGTGCTGGGCATCTTCCCCACCACCCGGTGGCCGGAGGTCGACGGCAGCCACGAACGCGCGCTGCGGTCCGCACTGGGCGCCGCACTCCTCGACGGGATCACCCCCACTCCGCGCACCGCCGCGCTCGTCTCGCTGCTGTCCGCCGTCGACGCGGCCCCGAAGCTGTTCCCGGACGCCGATCGTCGCGCCGTGAAGAAACGGGCGAAGGAGATCGCCGAAGGCGACTGGGCCGGCAAGGCCGTACGCAAATCCGTCGAGGCCGTCAACGCCGCGATCATCGTGGCCGCCACCGTGCCCGCCATCGTCGCGGGGAGTGGGTAG
- a CDS encoding DUF222 domain-containing protein, producing the protein MFDTGVFDRGVRETVCCLVDGESDVGLVELMTDLHRSESVVAERKLAVIAQLFVRRTAEVESDGAWTSTAHEVIEAEIGAALTMGRAAAGRLIGLGISLRTRLHTTREAMARGDLDMYRVRLIDDATANVSDDRIGEVEHQLLEQVLAPLRSGGTGLTGRRLTNAANRIIARLHPAGVRAKREKAQADSFVGVSAAEDGMCRILGPIPAAQGRAFDARLREPANTVCPKDLRTYELRRADGLSALIDGVGFVHCECGRVDCGKSSRIATTARKPLVHLIVLDSTLSGGDEPAYLDGYGIVDAAHAREIAADADVEAVRAPVLSSRRTVPAPCSTPGCGCGPAGASGCTAYCRNHHRLKHSGHWRVSAGGGFESVAPTGHRYRPRSSGLLGAGRSDAGGSDHGGGGDRAAGSDHAAAAARRRTRAENTAARIRAERRRRPAHLDAVRHRSPGARASEAYATDEPAPFRPAVFPGPPPARRKGLPWNTGG; encoded by the coding sequence ATGTTCGATACGGGGGTATTCGATCGGGGGGTTCGCGAGACGGTCTGCTGTCTCGTCGACGGGGAATCCGATGTGGGTCTGGTCGAGTTGATGACCGACCTGCATCGCAGTGAGTCGGTGGTGGCCGAACGGAAGCTGGCGGTGATCGCCCAGCTCTTCGTACGCCGCACTGCCGAGGTCGAGTCCGACGGGGCGTGGACGTCGACCGCACACGAAGTGATCGAGGCCGAGATCGGTGCCGCGCTCACCATGGGGCGAGCGGCGGCGGGTCGGCTGATCGGCCTGGGCATATCGTTACGTACCCGATTGCACACCACACGCGAGGCCATGGCGCGCGGTGATCTCGACATGTACCGGGTGCGCCTGATCGACGACGCGACGGCAAACGTCAGCGATGACCGGATCGGCGAGGTCGAACATCAACTCCTCGAACAGGTTCTGGCCCCACTTCGCTCCGGTGGAACTGGGTTGACCGGCCGCAGGCTGACGAATGCCGCCAACCGCATCATCGCAAGGCTCCACCCGGCAGGGGTGCGGGCCAAGCGGGAGAAGGCGCAGGCGGACAGCTTCGTCGGAGTCAGCGCGGCAGAGGACGGCATGTGCCGAATCCTCGGTCCCATCCCTGCGGCGCAGGGTCGCGCATTCGACGCGAGATTGCGTGAACCGGCAAATACCGTGTGCCCGAAGGATCTTCGAACGTACGAGCTGAGACGGGCCGACGGATTGTCCGCGCTCATCGACGGGGTCGGGTTCGTGCACTGTGAATGCGGGCGAGTCGATTGCGGCAAGAGCTCCCGCATCGCGACGACCGCGCGCAAGCCCCTCGTGCACCTGATCGTGCTCGACTCCACACTTTCGGGCGGCGACGAACCGGCCTACCTCGACGGCTACGGAATCGTCGACGCGGCGCACGCGCGCGAGATCGCAGCCGACGCGGATGTCGAAGCGGTGCGGGCACCGGTTCTGTCGTCCCGACGTACCGTCCCGGCACCGTGCTCGACACCTGGATGCGGGTGCGGGCCGGCGGGTGCGAGTGGTTGCACTGCCTATTGTCGAAATCATCACCGGCTCAAACATTCCGGTCACTGGAGGGTGTCCGCTGGCGGTGGATTCGAGTCGGTCGCGCCCACCGGTCACCGATACCGACCGCGGTCGTCGGGGCTCCTGGGTGCCGGACGGAGCGATGCCGGCGGAAGCGACCACGGTGGCGGAGGCGACCGCGCCGCCGGAAGTGACCATGCCGCGGCCGCGGCCCGCCGCCGCACCCGTGCGGAGAACACCGCTGCCCGGATTCGGGCGGAGCGCCGCCGACGGCCGGCGCACCTGGATGCGGTGCGGCACCGGTCGCCCGGTGCACGCGCATCCGAGGCTTACGCGACCGACGAACCCGCGCCGTTCCGACCGGCGGTGTTTCCGGGCCCACCGCCTGCGCGCCGAAAAGGGTTACCGTGGAATACAGGTGGTTAG
- the asnB gene encoding asparagine synthase (glutamine-hydrolyzing) produces MCGIAGWISFERDLRVEQSTVDAMAETMNCRGPDDRGTWVVERAALGHRRLAIIDLPGGHQPMSVDTPGGTVAMVYSGEVYNFGELHEELYRRGHRFATDSDTEVVLHGYLEWGEAVAERLNGMYAFAIWDSRTDTLVMIRDRMGIKPFYYYETRDGVLFGSEPKAILANPIAESTVTMDGIRELFAFVKTPGHAVWDGMREVEPGTVVTVSRTGLRTHRYWTLQTRPHTDDRDTSVAHVRELLDDIVRRQLVADVPRCTLLSGGLDSSAMTGIAAEQLAEVGETVRTFAVDFVGQTEHFVADELRGTPDTPYVHDVARRSRTAHQDIVLDSDALADPAVRAKVIRARDIPMGLGDMDASLYLLFKAIRQHSTVALSGESADEVFGGYKQFFDPKAQQANTFPWLVQFAEHFGDESNIFTPEVTAGLNMDDYVQDSYDAAVSGIDRLDGESDFEWRMRKICYLHLTRFVRVLLDRKDRASMAVGLEVRVPFCDHRLVEYVYNTPWSLKTFDGKEKSLLRAATRDVLPQSVIDRVKSPYPSTQDPKYAVALQQHGKDLLSDPSHPVFGLVSADWLSRAVSVDTPQISQVSRRGLERTLDLALWMDMYNPTIKLS; encoded by the coding sequence ATGTGCGGAATCGCCGGATGGATCTCGTTCGAACGCGATCTACGCGTCGAACAGTCCACCGTGGATGCCATGGCCGAGACGATGAACTGCCGGGGACCGGACGATCGCGGTACCTGGGTCGTCGAACGCGCCGCGCTCGGGCATCGAAGGCTCGCGATCATCGATCTGCCGGGTGGGCATCAGCCGATGAGCGTGGACACCCCCGGTGGGACCGTTGCGATGGTCTACTCCGGTGAGGTGTACAACTTCGGTGAACTGCACGAGGAGTTGTACCGGCGCGGTCACCGGTTCGCCACCGACTCCGACACCGAGGTGGTGCTCCACGGATACCTGGAGTGGGGAGAGGCCGTCGCGGAGCGGCTCAACGGCATGTATGCGTTCGCCATCTGGGATTCGCGGACCGACACACTCGTGATGATCCGCGACCGGATGGGCATCAAGCCGTTCTACTACTACGAGACCCGAGACGGCGTCCTGTTCGGTTCGGAACCCAAGGCGATCCTTGCCAATCCGATCGCCGAGTCGACCGTCACAATGGACGGGATCCGGGAGCTGTTCGCGTTCGTGAAGACACCGGGACACGCCGTGTGGGACGGCATGCGTGAGGTGGAACCGGGCACGGTGGTCACCGTCTCGCGCACCGGACTGCGAACGCACCGGTACTGGACCCTGCAGACCCGCCCGCACACCGACGACCGGGACACCTCCGTCGCGCACGTCCGCGAACTCCTCGACGACATCGTGCGGAGGCAACTGGTCGCCGACGTGCCGCGCTGCACCCTGCTGTCCGGTGGTCTCGACTCGTCCGCGATGACCGGCATCGCCGCCGAGCAGCTCGCCGAGGTAGGTGAGACTGTTCGCACGTTCGCCGTCGACTTCGTCGGTCAGACCGAACATTTCGTAGCCGACGAACTGCGGGGCACCCCGGACACTCCGTACGTGCACGACGTGGCCCGGCGATCCCGGACCGCGCACCAGGACATCGTCCTCGACTCCGACGCACTGGCGGACCCCGCCGTGCGCGCGAAGGTCATCCGGGCACGTGACATCCCCATGGGCCTCGGCGACATGGACGCGTCGCTGTATCTGCTGTTCAAGGCGATCCGTCAGCACTCCACGGTGGCGCTGTCCGGTGAGTCGGCCGACGAGGTGTTCGGCGGATACAAACAGTTCTTCGACCCGAAGGCGCAGCAGGCAAACACCTTCCCGTGGCTCGTGCAGTTCGCCGAGCACTTCGGCGACGAGAGCAACATCTTCACCCCGGAGGTCACGGCGGGGCTGAACATGGACGACTACGTGCAGGACTCGTACGACGCAGCGGTGTCCGGGATCGACCGGCTGGACGGCGAATCCGACTTCGAGTGGCGGATGCGCAAGATCTGCTACCTCCATCTGACGCGGTTCGTCCGGGTCCTGCTCGACCGCAAGGACCGCGCGAGCATGGCCGTCGGACTCGAGGTCCGGGTGCCGTTCTGCGATCACCGGTTGGTGGAGTACGTCTACAACACGCCGTGGTCGCTGAAGACGTTCGACGGCAAGGAGAAATCGTTGCTGCGGGCGGCGACCAGGGACGTGCTGCCGCAGTCGGTGATCGACCGGGTGAAGTCGCCGTACCCGTCCACCCAGGACCCGAAGTATGCGGTGGCGTTGCAGCAGCACGGCAAGGACCTGCTCAGCGACCCCTCGCACCCGGTGTTCGGCCTGGTCAGTGCGGACTGGCTGTCCCGGGCGGTGTCCGTCGACACCCCACAGATCAGTCAGGTGTCGCGGCGCGGACTCGAGCGCACGCTCGACCTCGCGCTGTGGATGGACATGTACAACCCGACGATCAAACTGTCTTAG
- a CDS encoding acetyl-coenzyme A carboxylase carboxyl transferase subunits beta/alpha, whose translation MPAKISAHDVLELVLDAGSFVSWDTTPVDARPNEKYRADLQKAAEKSGVDESVITGVGTVRGRPVAVIACEFAFLAGSIGVAAAERIVSAIERATREGLPLLASPTSGGTRMQEGTVAFVQMVKIAAAVATHKAAHLPYLVYLRNPTTGGVFASWGSLGHITVAEPGALVGFLGPRVYEALYGEKFPEGVQTSENLYRNGVIDGVVPATRLRRLVHRALRVLIDPPTPTATVTEPAPEADIPDVPAWQSVMLSRRADRPGIRHLLRHAATEQVPLSGTGQGETEGTVLLSLARFRGAPCVLLGQDRAGQSALNTMGPAALREARRGMRLAEELQIPLVLVIDTLGAALSQEAEERGLAPEIARCISDLVTLKTPTVSVLLGQGTGGGALAFLPADRVLAAQNGWLAPLPPEGASAIVHRDTSHAPEMAAAQGIRSLDLLRDGVIDAIIPEHPDAADEAVDFSKRVGEAISRELRALTGAPESERFAARLARYRNLGLPKTV comes from the coding sequence ATGCCCGCCAAGATCTCCGCCCACGACGTGCTCGAGTTGGTACTGGACGCAGGCAGCTTCGTCTCCTGGGACACCACACCCGTCGATGCGCGGCCGAACGAGAAGTACCGCGCCGACCTGCAGAAGGCCGCCGAGAAGTCGGGCGTCGACGAATCGGTGATCACCGGCGTCGGCACGGTTCGCGGGCGCCCGGTCGCGGTGATCGCCTGCGAGTTCGCGTTCCTGGCCGGTTCTATCGGTGTGGCCGCCGCCGAGCGGATCGTCTCCGCCATCGAACGCGCCACCCGTGAGGGTCTGCCCCTGCTCGCCTCGCCCACGTCGGGGGGCACGCGCATGCAGGAGGGCACCGTCGCCTTCGTGCAGATGGTGAAGATCGCGGCGGCCGTCGCCACCCACAAGGCCGCCCATCTCCCCTACCTGGTGTATCTGCGGAACCCGACCACCGGCGGAGTGTTCGCGTCCTGGGGTTCCCTCGGGCACATCACGGTGGCCGAACCCGGTGCGCTCGTGGGGTTCCTCGGACCCCGCGTCTACGAGGCCCTGTACGGCGAGAAGTTCCCCGAGGGCGTGCAGACGTCCGAGAACCTGTACCGCAACGGCGTCATCGACGGCGTCGTCCCCGCCACCCGCTTGCGCCGGCTCGTCCATCGGGCGTTGCGGGTGCTGATCGATCCGCCGACGCCGACCGCCACCGTCACCGAACCGGCGCCGGAGGCCGACATCCCCGACGTGCCCGCGTGGCAGTCGGTGATGCTGTCGCGGCGCGCCGACAGGCCCGGCATCCGGCACCTGCTACGGCACGCGGCCACCGAGCAGGTGCCCCTCAGCGGTACCGGTCAGGGCGAAACCGAGGGGACGGTGCTGCTGTCGCTGGCTCGTTTCCGGGGCGCACCGTGTGTGTTGCTGGGCCAGGACCGCGCCGGGCAGTCGGCGCTGAACACGATGGGGCCCGCCGCTCTCCGCGAGGCACGCCGCGGCATGCGGTTGGCGGAGGAACTGCAGATCCCTCTGGTCCTGGTGATCGACACCCTCGGTGCAGCACTGTCTCAGGAGGCGGAGGAACGCGGCCTGGCCCCCGAGATCGCCCGCTGCATCTCCGACCTCGTGACGTTGAAGACGCCGACCGTGTCCGTTCTGCTCGGTCAGGGCACGGGCGGCGGGGCGCTCGCCTTCCTCCCCGCCGACCGGGTGCTCGCCGCGCAGAACGGGTGGCTGGCCCCGCTTCCTCCCGAAGGCGCCAGCGCGATCGTCCACCGCGACACCTCGCACGCCCCCGAGATGGCGGCCGCCCAGGGCATCCGTTCGCTCGACCTGCTGCGCGACGGCGTCATCGACGCCATCATCCCCGAGCATCCGGACGCCGCCGACGAGGCCGTCGACTTCTCCAAGCGGGTCGGCGAGGCCATCTCCCGGGAACTCCGTGCCCTGACCGGGGCTCCCGAAAGCGAACGCTTCGCGGCCCGGCTCGCCCGCTACCGGAACCTCGGCCTACCTAAGACAGTTTGA
- a CDS encoding FAD binding domain-containing protein has product MDLNTITDVVRRPADRPGAAWREGDAWLAGGTWLFSEPQPDLCRLVDLTTLGWDTLVPSDAGLEIGATCTVRELYALAPPDDWRAASLFGTSCEAFLASFKVWNSATVGGNICMSLPAGPMITLTVALEATYTLWAADGSERTVDAADFVTGNRENVLTPGEILRRIDIPVGALRKRHTHRRFTLTRLGRSTVFMIGTQEPGGDDLLLTITAGTTRPIRLAFDAVPDADSLQQTIDAIPDDVWFDDPNGTPDHRRHLTRHFAEEIRTEFTAGDRQ; this is encoded by the coding sequence ATGGACCTCAACACCATCACCGATGTCGTTCGGCGTCCAGCCGACCGTCCGGGTGCGGCGTGGCGGGAAGGCGACGCGTGGCTGGCCGGGGGAACGTGGCTGTTCTCCGAGCCGCAGCCCGACCTGTGCCGTCTCGTCGATCTCACGACGCTCGGCTGGGACACCCTGGTGCCGAGCGACGCGGGCCTCGAGATCGGCGCGACGTGCACGGTCCGTGAGCTGTATGCGCTTGCGCCGCCGGACGACTGGAGAGCCGCCTCGCTGTTCGGAACGAGTTGCGAGGCCTTCCTGGCGTCGTTCAAGGTCTGGAACTCGGCGACGGTGGGCGGCAACATCTGTATGTCGCTTCCCGCGGGTCCGATGATCACGCTGACGGTCGCGCTCGAGGCGACGTACACGCTGTGGGCCGCCGACGGGTCCGAGCGCACCGTCGACGCCGCCGACTTCGTGACGGGCAACCGCGAGAACGTGCTCACACCGGGTGAGATCCTGCGCCGCATCGACATTCCGGTCGGTGCCCTCCGTAAGCGTCACACGCATCGCCGCTTCACCCTCACACGCCTCGGCCGTTCGACGGTGTTCATGATCGGCACCCAGGAGCCCGGCGGCGACGACCTGCTGCTCACGATCACGGCGGGCACCACCCGTCCGATCCGGCTGGCCTTCGACGCCGTACCCGACGCCGACTCGCTCCAGCAGACCATCGACGCGATACCCGACGACGTGTGGTTCGACGATCCCAACGGCACCCCCGACCACCGTCGCCACCTGACGAGGCATTTCGCCGAGGAGATCCGGACCGAGTTCACCGCAGGAGACCGGCAATGA
- a CDS encoding molybdopterin-dependent oxidoreductase has product MTYIVNGRAFDEEPNPGQCLRTFVRSLGHHGVKKGCDAGDCGACTVWLDGDPVHSCITPAFRAEGREVTTIEGLGSPDDLHPLQRQFRDAPGFQCGFCTAGMIMTSATFTDAQKEDLPRALKGNLCRCTGYRAIEDAVNGVAAVEVAEPGRAVGASVGAPAATDVVTGRAEFTMDTEIEGMLHLKVLHSPHAHARIVSIDTTAALAVPGVHRVYTWEDVPRKRFTTAIHTDHLVDPDDTYILDDTVRFAGQRVVAVLADTVGAAEEGCREVVVEYDVLPAVFDPEEAMADGAPQLHGSDDPFVRDPVHNILLELHGEVGDIEAGFAEADVIHEGTYFTPRVQHAHLETHGSIAWMEDGRLHVRTSSQSPSIAKVKLAHLFDLRPDQLRVFCKRVGGAFGGKQEVFSEDLVALATLDTGRPVCFEFTREEEFTTASPRHPMKLTITLGARSDGTLTAFQVRNVSNTGAYGNHGGETLFAAGAAISAYRCLNKKFDAYAVYTNSVPSGALRGYGMTQPAFAVESAMHELAVALDIDPLELRRRNIVRPGDSLVAIDDVPDDVGFGEDGLGQCIDLVDDALRRTANGQVLGVDWLVGEGTASSLHETAPPTEHISEAWATLGDDCVYELAVGTVEFGEGTSTAHVQIAATHLGTTPARIRLVQSDTDRTGFDTGAFASAGLFVAGNAVSNASVALRDRILAFAAVHTGVDVTECSMDDDGVLCGGTRVPLTDLVAAARRRGIRFTEARKAYGSPRSVVSNTHGFRIAVHRVTGEIRILYSVQAADVGVVINPVQVRGQIEGGVAQGIGFALTENFHVDDNGVMINPSLRNYRIPTYADIPRTEVLLVESNDSVGPMRAKGMAECCINPVAPALANALENATGVRFRELPLTPERIYHRIGENRSVPTT; this is encoded by the coding sequence ATGACGTACATCGTGAACGGCAGGGCGTTCGACGAGGAACCGAATCCAGGGCAGTGTCTGCGCACGTTCGTGCGGTCGCTCGGTCATCACGGCGTGAAGAAAGGTTGCGATGCAGGCGATTGCGGAGCCTGCACGGTGTGGCTCGACGGCGATCCCGTGCACAGTTGCATCACGCCCGCGTTCCGCGCGGAGGGGCGGGAGGTGACCACCATCGAGGGCCTCGGTTCGCCGGACGACCTGCATCCGCTGCAGCGGCAGTTCCGTGACGCCCCCGGGTTCCAGTGCGGATTCTGCACCGCGGGCATGATCATGACGTCGGCGACGTTCACCGACGCCCAGAAGGAAGACCTGCCACGCGCGCTGAAGGGCAATCTCTGCCGCTGCACCGGCTATCGGGCCATCGAGGATGCCGTGAACGGTGTCGCCGCGGTGGAGGTCGCCGAGCCGGGCCGCGCGGTCGGGGCCAGCGTCGGGGCACCCGCGGCCACCGATGTGGTGACCGGTCGAGCCGAGTTCACCATGGACACCGAGATCGAGGGCATGCTGCACCTCAAGGTGCTGCATTCTCCGCATGCGCACGCCCGCATCGTGTCGATCGACACGACGGCGGCGCTCGCCGTCCCCGGGGTGCACCGTGTGTACACGTGGGAGGACGTGCCTCGGAAGCGGTTCACGACCGCCATCCACACCGATCATCTCGTCGACCCCGACGACACGTACATCCTCGACGACACGGTCCGCTTCGCCGGTCAGCGGGTGGTAGCGGTGCTGGCCGACACGGTCGGCGCCGCGGAGGAGGGCTGCCGCGAGGTGGTCGTCGAATACGACGTGTTGCCTGCGGTGTTCGACCCGGAGGAGGCGATGGCCGACGGCGCACCGCAGTTGCACGGTTCGGACGACCCGTTCGTCCGCGATCCCGTGCACAACATCCTGCTCGAGCTCCACGGGGAGGTGGGCGACATCGAGGCGGGGTTCGCCGAGGCCGACGTGATCCACGAGGGCACCTACTTCACCCCGCGCGTGCAGCACGCTCATCTCGAGACGCACGGGTCGATCGCCTGGATGGAGGACGGCCGCCTGCACGTGCGCACGAGTTCGCAGTCGCCGTCGATCGCCAAGGTCAAGTTGGCTCACCTGTTCGACCTGCGCCCCGACCAGCTGCGCGTGTTCTGCAAGCGTGTCGGTGGCGCTTTCGGCGGCAAGCAGGAGGTGTTCTCGGAGGATCTCGTCGCGCTCGCGACCCTCGACACGGGCAGGCCGGTCTGCTTCGAGTTCACCCGGGAGGAAGAATTCACGACGGCGTCGCCGCGGCATCCGATGAAGCTGACCATCACGCTCGGCGCCCGGTCGGACGGCACGCTCACCGCGTTCCAGGTGCGCAACGTGTCGAACACGGGGGCGTACGGGAATCACGGGGGTGAGACGTTGTTCGCGGCCGGTGCCGCCATCTCGGCGTACCGGTGTCTCAACAAGAAGTTCGATGCGTATGCCGTCTACACGAACAGCGTGCCCAGCGGAGCGCTGCGGGGCTACGGGATGACCCAGCCCGCTTTCGCGGTGGAGTCCGCGATGCACGAGCTGGCGGTCGCCCTCGATATCGACCCGCTCGAGTTGCGGCGCCGCAACATCGTCCGCCCCGGTGACTCACTCGTGGCGATCGACGACGTCCCCGACGACGTCGGGTTCGGGGAGGACGGACTCGGGCAGTGCATCGACCTCGTCGACGACGCATTGCGGCGGACCGCGAACGGGCAGGTGCTGGGCGTCGACTGGCTCGTCGGCGAGGGCACCGCGAGTTCTCTGCACGAGACCGCGCCCCCGACCGAACACATCTCCGAGGCGTGGGCGACGCTCGGCGACGATTGTGTGTACGAACTCGCCGTCGGCACCGTCGAATTCGGTGAGGGGACGTCGACTGCGCACGTGCAGATCGCGGCCACCCATCTCGGCACCACACCCGCACGGATCCGTCTCGTGCAGTCCGACACCGACCGTACGGGTTTCGACACGGGAGCCTTCGCCAGCGCCGGCCTCTTCGTCGCGGGCAACGCCGTGTCGAACGCCTCCGTCGCCCTGCGCGACCGCATCCTGGCGTTCGCCGCCGTGCACACCGGAGTCGATGTGACCGAGTGCTCGATGGACGACGACGGGGTGCTCTGCGGGGGCACCCGAGTGCCGTTGACCGACCTCGTCGCCGCGGCCCGTCGCCGGGGCATCCGGTTCACCGAGGCGCGCAAGGCGTACGGGTCGCCGCGCAGCGTCGTCTCCAACACCCACGGTTTCCGCATCGCCGTCCACCGGGTCACGGGCGAGATCCGAATCCTCTACAGCGTTCAGGCCGCGGACGTCGGGGTCGTCATCAACCCGGTGCAGGTGCGCGGCCAGATCGAGGGCGGCGTCGCCCAGGGAATCGGCTTCGCGCTGACCGAGAACTTCCACGTCGACGACAACGGCGTGATGATCAACCCCAGCCTGCGCAACTACCGCATCCCCACCTACGCCGACATTCCCCGCACCGAAGTGCTGCTGGTCGAGTCGAATGACTCCGTCGGGCCGATGCGGGCGAAGGGAATGGCGGAGTGCTGCATCAACCCGGTGGCGCCCGCGCTGGCCAACGCCCTGGAAAACGCGACCGGTGTGCGTTTTCGCGAGTTGCCGCTCACCCCCGAGCGGATCTACCACCGAATCGGCGAGAACCGATCGGTTCCGACGACCTGA